A genomic stretch from Candidatus Melainabacteria bacterium includes:
- a CDS encoding EthD family reductase translates to MVKLVALYKKPANVQDFDDQYFNTHLPLANKMPGLKKVEVARITGSPAGESEYHLMAELYFDSKEDMQAAMSSPEGRASTKNLMSFAKDVAYFMFADIEKIPAGANT, encoded by the coding sequence ATGGTCAAGCTCGTTGCACTATATAAGAAACCCGCGAACGTACAGGACTTCGACGACCAGTATTTCAATACTCACTTGCCGCTAGCCAACAAGATGCCGGGCTTGAAGAAAGTCGAAGTTGCACGCATAACAGGCAGCCCGGCAGGCGAATCAGAATATCACCTCATGGCAGAACTCTACTTTGACAGCAAAGAAGACATGCAAGCTGCAATGTCGTCGCCCGAAGGACGTGCTTCAACGAAAAACCTGATGAGTTTCGCCAAGGACGTTGCATACTTTATGTTTGCGGACATCGAAAAGATACCCGCCGGCGCCAACACTTAA
- a CDS encoding serine/threonine protein kinase produces the protein MAELTVTTSYESPVIKTASTALRLTFPIWGIVAPFIGIVGVIALVTALIQHVLDASMINWLGVPLSYIALAVCCLLSMRVLSNNSLLLDKNGIRFPILLRPGNRYVPWSAIRKIDVVTNDSTDLAGKKLVFYFASGRPLKLDLGNMKPGEIEQMLLAIEMWGVDCERDPSLQLLQDTFKTQTVQEGSLSYTAMWEDELRRRFSSTTFMPLAPGQVLRNGSLKVVRQLSLGGLAAVYLCQLDDSKLVVLKEAVLPEDGATQVSEKAKELFEREAKFLMKLVHPGVVSVLDSFGESGRNYLMLEYVNGQDLRQFVKQHGAQKEATVLEWAVQAATILKYLHEQEPPILHRDFSPDNLVLREDGTLVVIDFGASNEFLSKATGTFVGKQSFIAPEQFRGKAVVQSDIYALGCTMYYCLTGKEPEALSTSNPKTLNAEVSDDVAEIVTSCTAMEVRDRYQSAAQLLPVLRRMQSATTA, from the coding sequence ATGGCCGAGTTAACTGTAACAACAAGCTATGAATCACCTGTGATCAAGACCGCATCGACGGCTTTGCGGTTGACATTTCCTATCTGGGGTATCGTTGCACCATTCATCGGCATCGTTGGTGTGATTGCTCTCGTTACGGCTTTAATTCAGCATGTGTTGGATGCATCGATGATAAATTGGCTGGGAGTTCCTCTCTCCTACATCGCGCTTGCAGTTTGTTGCCTTCTTTCGATGCGAGTTTTATCGAACAATAGTTTGTTGCTGGATAAGAACGGCATTCGCTTCCCCATTCTTTTACGACCGGGTAACAGGTATGTTCCCTGGTCAGCCATTAGAAAAATCGATGTTGTGACTAATGATTCAACGGATCTCGCCGGTAAGAAGTTGGTTTTCTATTTTGCCAGTGGGCGTCCTCTCAAGCTCGATCTGGGAAACATGAAGCCTGGGGAGATCGAACAGATGTTGCTGGCGATAGAAATGTGGGGCGTTGATTGTGAGCGCGATCCAAGTTTGCAGTTGTTGCAAGACACATTTAAAACTCAAACAGTTCAGGAGGGCAGCCTCAGCTACACCGCTATGTGGGAAGACGAGCTGCGCAGGCGCTTTTCCTCTACCACATTTATGCCGCTTGCTCCCGGGCAGGTATTGCGGAACGGTAGTCTGAAAGTCGTTCGGCAGCTTTCACTGGGCGGGCTCGCTGCAGTCTATTTGTGTCAGCTGGATGATTCTAAGCTGGTCGTTCTGAAAGAGGCTGTCTTGCCTGAAGATGGAGCTACGCAGGTGAGCGAAAAGGCAAAAGAACTGTTTGAACGTGAGGCCAAGTTTCTGATGAAGTTGGTTCATCCGGGTGTAGTTTCAGTGCTGGATAGTTTCGGAGAGTCAGGTCGGAATTATCTGATGTTGGAGTATGTCAACGGTCAGGACCTGCGACAATTCGTCAAGCAACACGGCGCTCAGAAAGAAGCCACAGTGCTGGAATGGGCGGTGCAGGCAGCGACTATACTGAAGTATTTGCACGAGCAAGAGCCACCAATCCTGCATCGTGATTTCAGCCCTGATAATCTTGTTCTTCGAGAAGATGGCACGCTTGTGGTCATCGATTTTGGTGCATCGAATGAATTTTTAAGTAAAGCGACAGGTACTTTCGTCGGCAAACAGTCCTTTATAGCCCCCGAGCAATTTCGCGGCAAAGCCGTTGTGCAGAGCGATATCTACGCTCTCGGCTGCACAATGTACTACTGTTTGACGGGTAAGGAGCCTGAAGCTCTTTCCACCTCCAACCCGAAAACTTTGAATGCAGAAGTCTCGGATGATGTAGCTGAGATAGTCACGTCCTGCACGGCTATGGAAGTGAGAGATCGATATCAGTCCGCCGCCCAACTGCTGCCTGTACTGCGACGAATGCAATCCGCAACGACTGCCTGA
- a CDS encoding enoyl-CoA hydratase (Catalyzes the reversible hydration of unsaturated fatty acyl-CoA to beta-hydroxyacyl-CoA), with translation MTLTYQNITTAVEDQIGIVTLNRPKVLNALNHELMGELVKALEAFDRDDAVRVIVLTGGERAFAAGADIKEMSEETTVSIMDKDQFSTWDRIKLIRKPIIAAVSGYALGGGCELVMNCDIIVASETAQFGQPEINLGVIPGAGGTQRLTRIVGKYKAMELILTGRPFTANEALQLGLVNKVAPVELFLEEAKTMAKEIAKKSPIAVKLAKEAIMKTFETTLNEGLQFERKNFYMLFSSEDQKEGMKAFMEKRQASFKGR, from the coding sequence ATGACTTTGACCTATCAGAACATAACCACAGCGGTTGAAGATCAAATCGGGATCGTTACTTTGAATCGACCCAAAGTGCTGAACGCCCTCAACCATGAATTGATGGGCGAGTTAGTCAAAGCCCTCGAAGCTTTCGACCGTGACGACGCCGTTCGCGTTATCGTTCTCACCGGTGGGGAGCGCGCCTTTGCTGCCGGCGCCGACATCAAAGAGATGTCGGAAGAAACCACAGTCAGCATCATGGACAAAGATCAGTTCTCGACCTGGGATCGCATCAAACTGATCAGAAAGCCTATAATTGCCGCCGTAAGCGGCTACGCTCTGGGTGGAGGTTGCGAGCTCGTCATGAACTGCGACATCATCGTCGCCTCCGAAACAGCACAATTCGGACAACCTGAAATCAATCTTGGTGTCATACCTGGTGCCGGTGGAACTCAGCGCTTAACGCGCATCGTCGGCAAGTACAAAGCCATGGAACTTATCCTCACCGGTCGTCCATTCACAGCCAATGAAGCCTTGCAGCTGGGATTGGTGAACAAAGTCGCCCCAGTGGAACTGTTCCTCGAAGAAGCAAAGACAATGGCTAAAGAGATCGCAAAGAAATCACCAATTGCGGTGAAGCTGGCTAAAGAGGCAATCATGAAGACGTTCGAAACCACCTTGAATGAAGGGCTGCAGTTCGAACGCAAAAACTTCTACATGCTGTTCTCATCGGAAGATCAGAAGGAAGGAATGAAAGCATTTATGGAAAAACGACAAGCGTCATTCAAGGGACGTTAG
- a CDS encoding 2-(1,2-epoxy-1,2-dihydrophenyl)acetyl-CoA isomerase, protein MAEENILLIEKKNGVGIITLNRPDKLNAFNDELTFSVQDALKEMEKDATVRAIVITGAGRGFCSGQDLQSRSISQDMGQRPSLGDSIRRRYNPIILKLRKIEKPVIAAVNGVAAGAGASLAFACDLRIAAENTVFIQSFTKVGLVPDSGSTFMLPRLIGVTRAFELMLSADKLDAAEALRLGLVNKVVPADNLMTEAIALAEKIAAGPSKAFGLTKRAVNRAIFSDLEELLEYEASLQEIAGRSDDFAEGVKAFVEKRTPAYTGK, encoded by the coding sequence ATGGCTGAAGAAAATATTCTGCTGATCGAAAAGAAGAATGGTGTCGGAATCATCACTCTCAATCGACCAGACAAATTGAACGCATTTAACGACGAGTTGACCTTCTCTGTGCAAGACGCACTGAAGGAAATGGAGAAAGACGCCACGGTGCGGGCAATCGTAATCACCGGTGCAGGACGAGGATTCTGCTCTGGACAAGACCTGCAAAGCCGTAGCATCAGCCAGGACATGGGTCAGCGACCATCACTGGGTGATTCCATCCGTCGCCGTTACAATCCAATCATTTTGAAACTGCGAAAAATCGAGAAACCAGTAATCGCCGCCGTCAATGGTGTCGCCGCTGGTGCAGGCGCTAGCCTGGCATTTGCCTGCGACTTACGCATCGCGGCAGAAAATACAGTATTTATTCAGTCGTTCACGAAAGTCGGTCTCGTTCCAGACTCTGGTTCCACTTTCATGTTGCCTCGTTTGATTGGCGTAACCAGAGCCTTCGAACTAATGCTTTCAGCCGATAAACTCGATGCAGCTGAAGCGCTGCGCCTGGGTCTCGTAAACAAAGTAGTTCCTGCAGACAATTTGATGACAGAAGCAATTGCACTTGCAGAAAAGATTGCCGCCGGTCCCTCAAAGGCATTCGGTCTGACTAAGCGCGCAGTAAATCGTGCCATCTTTTCGGATCTTGAAGAACTGCTCGAATACGAAGCCAGCTTGCAAGAAATTGCAGGACGCAGCGACGACTTCGCTGAAGGCGTCAAAGCTTTCGTCGAGAAGCGCACGCCTGCCTATACTGGCAAATAA
- a CDS encoding isoprenylcysteine carboxylmethyltransferase family protein, which translates to MSLSLTTKAILGALTTPLFLGVPVFLAAGTLNFWQGWAFVTVFWVATALHTADLIKNDPELLRRRMKAGPRAEKRSAQKLIMVLFVGFFVLLPIVGGLDHRTGWSHMPVWLVILGDLLIALSYLLFHFVFRQNRFAAATIQVEQDQKVVSTGLYGIVRHPMYCGAVTLLVGMALALASYPALVLAILGLPSLHWRIEDEEKCLIEELPGYDEYRKQVRWRLIPGLY; encoded by the coding sequence ATGAGCTTAAGTCTTACAACCAAAGCCATCCTGGGTGCTCTGACCACACCACTGTTCCTTGGCGTGCCTGTATTCCTTGCGGCGGGCACCCTGAATTTCTGGCAAGGCTGGGCATTCGTGACTGTATTCTGGGTGGCAACCGCTTTGCACACCGCGGATTTGATCAAAAACGATCCGGAACTGCTGAGAAGACGAATGAAAGCAGGTCCCCGAGCAGAGAAGCGCAGCGCCCAGAAACTGATCATGGTTCTTTTCGTAGGGTTTTTTGTCTTGCTCCCAATCGTTGGCGGTCTTGATCATCGCACAGGCTGGTCGCATATGCCGGTGTGGCTTGTAATTCTTGGAGACCTCCTGATTGCGCTGAGCTATTTACTCTTCCACTTTGTCTTCAGGCAAAACCGATTCGCTGCCGCGACTATTCAAGTCGAGCAAGATCAGAAAGTTGTATCAACCGGACTTTATGGAATCGTTCGCCACCCCATGTATTGCGGCGCCGTAACTTTATTAGTTGGAATGGCGCTGGCGCTGGCTTCCTATCCGGCTCTCGTGCTGGCCATTCTCGGTCTTCCGTCATTGCACTGGCGCATAGAGGACGAAGAGAAGTGTTTGATAGAAGAGCTTCCCGGCTACGATGAGTACCGAAAACAAGTACGCTGGCGGCTTATCCCGGGCTTGTACTGA